The following proteins are co-located in the Williamwhitmania taraxaci genome:
- the rsfS gene encoding ribosome silencing factor, which translates to MMKKTVDTEGLLAAIVEGIQNKKGHGVVALDMRTLHNAVCSYYIICNADSGIQVEAIGQSIEEVVLEKCGEKVLRTDGYQNAYWVVLDYFDIMVHVFRTEARDFYRLDQLWADAKTEIYKDLD; encoded by the coding sequence ATGATGAAGAAGACAGTTGACACTGAGGGACTTTTGGCCGCGATTGTAGAAGGAATTCAAAATAAAAAAGGACATGGCGTTGTAGCTCTAGACATGAGAACACTCCATAATGCAGTTTGCTCCTACTATATTATTTGCAATGCTGATTCTGGCATACAAGTTGAAGCAATAGGGCAGTCTATAGAAGAAGTGGTATTGGAAAAATGCGGTGAGAAAGTTTTGCGCACCGATGGATACCAAAATGCCTACTGGGTGGTTTTGGATTACTTCGACATAATGGTTCACGTATTTCGTACCGAGGCACGCGACTTTTATAGACTTGACCAACTCTGGGCTGACGCTAAAACCGAGATATATAAGGATCTCGATTAG
- the ftsH gene encoding ATP-dependent zinc metalloprotease FtsH, whose amino-acid sequence MDNELNSSKSPKQKFSIYWVYGLVAIALIGMQFFFSAGSAVETNWQDVKMKMLAKGDVQKIVSVRNKGRVDVYLKEKSIPTYKDQLSKGVSQVPKAGPHFFFTIGNVETFEKNLSEAQTATPEAEKIYPEYIEESDYYSILGWLLPFLLIIGFWVFIFRRMNRGAGGGGGGNIFNVGKSRAQLFDKESNVKINFSDVAGLEEAKVEIMEIVDFLKNPKKYTDLGGKIPKGALLVGPPGTGKTLLAKAVAGEANVPFFSLSGSDFVEMFVGVGASRVRDLFKQAKEKSPCIVFIDEIDAIGRARGKNANFSSNDERENTLNQLLTEMDGFGTNSGVIILAATNRADILDRALLRAGRFDRQIHVELPDSKERLEIFKVHLRPLKLPAVFDSEFLAKQTPGFSGADIANVCNEAALIAARKNKDVVEKQDFLDAVDRIVAGLEKKNKIISLEEKRVIAFHEGGHATVSWLLEHANPLLKVTIIPRGRSLGAAWYLPEERMITTKEQLLDEMCATLGGRASEEVVFGKVSTGALNDLEKVTKQAYAMVTYFGMSEKVGNLSFYDSSGQSEFSFGKPYSEETAKLIDAEVKELVAREYDRAKVVLREHMDGLTQLAEQLLEREVIFSDDLEVLFGKRKGVTPPALEREQPSLTGIDNKDKVIE is encoded by the coding sequence ATGGATAATGAGTTAAACAGCAGCAAATCACCAAAACAGAAATTTAGTATTTACTGGGTTTACGGATTGGTTGCTATTGCCCTTATTGGGATGCAGTTTTTCTTCAGCGCCGGAAGCGCCGTAGAAACCAACTGGCAAGATGTGAAGATGAAAATGCTTGCCAAGGGGGATGTGCAAAAGATTGTATCTGTGCGCAATAAAGGCCGTGTGGATGTTTATCTCAAAGAGAAGAGTATTCCTACATACAAGGACCAACTCTCTAAGGGTGTGTCTCAGGTGCCCAAGGCTGGACCTCACTTCTTTTTTACCATTGGTAATGTAGAAACCTTTGAGAAGAACCTAAGCGAGGCTCAAACTGCAACGCCTGAGGCCGAAAAGATTTATCCCGAGTATATCGAGGAGTCCGACTACTATAGCATACTAGGATGGTTACTGCCATTCCTGTTGATTATTGGTTTTTGGGTATTCATATTTCGTAGGATGAATCGTGGTGCCGGCGGTGGCGGTGGCGGTAATATTTTCAATGTAGGTAAATCGCGAGCTCAACTTTTTGATAAGGAATCAAACGTAAAAATCAACTTCAGCGATGTTGCCGGTCTCGAAGAGGCCAAGGTAGAAATCATGGAGATTGTTGATTTCCTTAAGAATCCAAAAAAATACACCGACCTAGGAGGTAAAATTCCTAAGGGTGCCTTGTTAGTTGGACCTCCGGGTACCGGAAAAACGCTGTTGGCTAAGGCTGTTGCCGGAGAAGCGAATGTGCCATTCTTCTCTCTCAGTGGATCCGATTTCGTTGAAATGTTTGTTGGAGTTGGCGCCTCAAGGGTAAGAGACCTCTTTAAACAGGCAAAAGAAAAATCTCCATGTATAGTATTTATTGACGAGATCGATGCAATTGGTAGAGCGCGTGGTAAAAACGCAAACTTTTCTTCAAACGATGAGCGTGAGAATACCCTCAACCAACTTCTTACCGAGATGGATGGTTTTGGAACGAACAGTGGTGTAATCATTTTGGCCGCAACTAACCGTGCCGATATTCTCGATAGGGCTTTACTTCGTGCCGGTCGTTTCGATAGACAAATACACGTAGAACTTCCCGATTCCAAAGAACGTCTGGAGATATTTAAGGTCCACTTGCGACCACTGAAACTTCCAGCAGTTTTCGATAGTGAGTTCCTTGCAAAGCAGACTCCCGGATTCTCCGGTGCCGATATTGCAAATGTTTGTAATGAAGCAGCGCTTATTGCTGCACGTAAAAATAAAGATGTTGTTGAAAAACAAGATTTTCTCGATGCAGTAGATCGAATTGTCGCTGGTTTAGAGAAGAAGAATAAGATAATATCACTAGAAGAAAAGCGGGTAATTGCTTTCCATGAGGGCGGCCATGCTACTGTTAGCTGGTTGTTGGAACATGCCAACCCACTCCTAAAGGTTACCATTATTCCTCGCGGACGTTCATTGGGCGCAGCATGGTATTTGCCCGAAGAGCGTATGATTACAACCAAGGAGCAACTCTTGGACGAGATGTGCGCAACCCTTGGTGGTCGTGCTTCGGAAGAGGTGGTTTTTGGAAAGGTCTCCACTGGCGCGCTGAACGACCTCGAAAAGGTTACTAAGCAAGCTTATGCCATGGTTACCTATTTTGGTATGAGCGAAAAGGTAGGTAATTTAAGTTTCTATGATTCTTCTGGACAATCAGAGTTTTCGTTTGGTAAACCATACTCGGAAGAAACGGCAAAACTGATTGATGCCGAAGTGAAAGAACTTGTGGCTCGGGAATACGACCGCGCAAAGGTTGTTTTGCGGGAGCATATGGATGGCCTAACTCAGCTGGCCGAGCAGTTGCTTGAGCGAGAGGTTATCTTTAGCGACGACCTTGAGGTTTTGTTTGGTAAGCGAAAAGGGGTTACTCCTCCAGCGTTAGAGCGCGAGCAACCAAGTTTGACAGGTATCGATAACAAGGATAAAGTAATTGAATAA
- a CDS encoding putative signal transducing protein produces the protein MEGWVAVYCCDQIFKAELARQHLANNDLMAMVVNKKDSFYVTIGDVEVYVAQEDVEMATNLLKDF, from the coding sequence ATGGAAGGTTGGGTTGCTGTTTATTGTTGTGATCAAATTTTTAAGGCCGAATTGGCCCGCCAACATCTTGCCAATAATGACCTTATGGCTATGGTGGTAAATAAGAAGGATTCTTTTTATGTTACCATTGGAGATGTGGAGGTTTATGTGGCTCAAGAAGACGTAGAGATGGCAACCAACCTGTTAAAAGATTTTTAA
- a CDS encoding phosphatidate cytidylyltransferase: MKLSNFVIRAISGIVFAVLVIGSVYLGQITFALLMGAILVGSLFEFYRLSLKVRVRPQMFLGVALGLLLFLCTYLHASGSVDLPIMFYAFIPLSMGVFVVEMYRNHSRPFTNIAYTLLGIVYIAGPLSLMNYIAFTPSIGGATYDFGLVLGFFLLLWANDTGAYLVGMSIGKHRLFPRISPKKSWEGFFGGIAIAMGMGALLSQLFTDLPIHVWLVMALIVSVAGVFGDLIESMYKRSLQVKDSGNIMPGHGGFLDRFDAVFFASPIVFVYLQLIVV, translated from the coding sequence TTGAAGCTTAGCAACTTTGTAATTCGAGCAATTAGCGGGATTGTCTTCGCAGTTTTGGTAATCGGGAGCGTTTACCTCGGACAGATAACCTTTGCATTACTAATGGGGGCCATATTGGTTGGCTCCCTTTTTGAGTTTTATCGCCTTTCGTTAAAAGTGCGGGTAAGACCCCAAATGTTCCTTGGTGTAGCGTTAGGTTTGTTGCTGTTTCTATGCACCTATTTGCATGCCAGTGGTAGCGTCGATTTGCCTATAATGTTTTATGCCTTCATCCCTCTGAGTATGGGGGTTTTTGTTGTGGAGATGTATAGGAACCACAGTCGACCATTTACCAATATAGCCTATACCTTACTTGGCATTGTATATATTGCTGGTCCCTTATCCTTAATGAACTATATTGCGTTTACACCTTCTATTGGTGGCGCAACTTATGATTTTGGGTTAGTGCTTGGTTTTTTTCTGTTGCTTTGGGCCAATGATACCGGTGCCTATTTGGTGGGGATGTCCATTGGAAAGCATCGCCTATTTCCTCGTATTTCTCCAAAGAAATCGTGGGAAGGTTTCTTTGGCGGTATAGCTATTGCGATGGGAATGGGAGCATTACTCTCGCAGTTATTCACCGATTTGCCCATTCACGTATGGTTGGTTATGGCCCTAATTGTATCGGTAGCTGGTGTGTTTGGCGATTTAATAGAATCGATGTATAAACGGAGCCTTCAGGTTAAGGATTCTGGCAATATTATGCCGGGTCATGGTGGTTTTCTTGATCGATTTGATGCGGTATTTTTTGCATCTCCAATAGTTTTTGTTTATTTGCAGTTGATAGTTGTTTAA
- a CDS encoding phosphatidylserine decarboxylase family protein: MRIHKEGFGIIRGLLIGLLVANLLFFYFLPVYVFGFLAFVSLFLLVFTLRFFRVPVRVVQHEEGMLLSPCDGTVVVIEEVVENEFFKEPRIQVSIFMSVWNVHINWFSFKGTVEYFRHHQGKYLVAWHPKSSELNERTSVVVRHSNGTAILFRQIAGYVARRIICYAKEGTPVNAGEQMGFIKFGSRVDIFLPLDAKIEVSLNQKVVGTQTNIARFK, encoded by the coding sequence ATGCGCATACATAAGGAAGGGTTTGGTATTATTCGAGGATTGTTGATTGGGTTGCTTGTAGCCAACCTTTTGTTCTTCTATTTCTTACCCGTATACGTTTTTGGCTTTCTTGCCTTCGTTTCATTGTTCCTCTTAGTTTTTACTTTACGGTTTTTCAGAGTGCCTGTTCGCGTTGTTCAGCATGAGGAGGGAATGCTGCTTTCTCCTTGCGATGGCACCGTTGTCGTAATTGAAGAGGTTGTTGAAAATGAATTCTTTAAGGAACCACGCATTCAGGTTTCTATCTTTATGTCGGTTTGGAATGTACATATCAACTGGTTCTCGTTTAAAGGAACTGTTGAGTATTTTCGTCACCATCAAGGAAAGTATCTGGTTGCTTGGCATCCTAAATCGTCGGAGCTTAACGAGCGCACCAGTGTTGTAGTTCGTCACTCAAATGGTACTGCTATCCTTTTTCGCCAAATTGCTGGATATGTAGCCCGCCGTATTATTTGTTATGCTAAGGAGGGAACTCCGGTTAATGCCGGTGAGCAAATGGGATTCATTAAGTTTGGCTCAAGGGTAGACATATTTCTGCCTCTCGATGCCAAGATTGAGGTGTCCTTGAACCAAAAGGTTGTTGGAACCCAAACCAATATTGCAAGGTTTAAATAA